A window of the Vibrio fluvialis genome harbors these coding sequences:
- a CDS encoding hydrogen peroxide-inducible genes activator: protein MIKWPSLKQLHYLVTLHETRHFSDAAERCFVSQSTLSKGIQNLEALIGCPLFEKKDKKSPLVFTHAGEQVVKRSRELLARGQDLIELGKQCQGGEMEGQLKLGCIPTIAPFLLCDLVQEVNVRYPNLHLLLREDTTANLLTALRNGELDVLILALPMEIGNMESRVVGQDPFRMVISRHQADGIRVPIKYDDLPDESVFLLENEHCLTEHAVSACKLTDKEKINPFTATSLHTLVQMVANGLGTTFIPQMAIEHGLLDNQNLVVIDPPGQQAYREIGLVWRPSSSRSHTFERLADVVSELL from the coding sequence ATGATTAAATGGCCTAGTTTGAAGCAACTGCATTACCTGGTGACACTGCATGAGACTCGTCATTTCAGTGATGCGGCGGAGCGGTGTTTTGTCAGCCAGTCGACTTTGAGTAAAGGCATTCAGAACCTTGAAGCGCTGATTGGTTGCCCGCTATTTGAAAAGAAAGATAAGAAAAGTCCGCTGGTGTTCACTCATGCGGGCGAACAGGTTGTAAAACGCAGCCGCGAGTTGTTGGCGCGTGGTCAGGATCTGATTGAACTGGGGAAACAGTGTCAGGGCGGAGAGATGGAAGGGCAGCTGAAATTGGGCTGTATTCCGACCATCGCGCCATTTCTGCTGTGCGATCTGGTTCAGGAAGTGAATGTGCGCTATCCCAACCTACATCTTCTGTTACGTGAAGACACCACGGCTAATCTGCTGACGGCGTTGCGTAATGGTGAACTGGATGTGCTGATCCTCGCGTTGCCGATGGAGATTGGCAATATGGAAAGCCGTGTGGTTGGCCAGGATCCGTTTCGCATGGTGATCAGTCGTCATCAGGCGGATGGTATTCGCGTACCCATCAAATACGATGACTTGCCGGACGAGTCGGTGTTCCTGTTGGAAAACGAACATTGCCTGACAGAGCATGCGGTCTCGGCATGTAAACTGACCGACAAAGAGAAGATTAACCCTTTTACCGCCACCAGTTTACATACGCTGGTACAGATGGTGGCCAATGGCCTCGGCACAACGTTTATTCCGCAGATGGCGATTGAACATGGTTTGTTGGACAACCAGAATTTGGTGGTGATCGACCCACCAGGACAACAGGCGTATCGTGAAATTGGCTTGGTATGGCGACCGAGTTCGTCGCGCAGTCACACTTTTGAACGCTTGGCAGATGTAGTTTCTGAACTGCTATAG
- a CDS encoding peroxiredoxin C, translated as MVLVGRQAPDFTAAAVLGNGEIVDNFNFAEFTKGKKAVVFFYPLDFTFVCPSELIAFDKRFEDFKAKGVEVIGVSIDSQFSHNAWRNTAIENGGIGEVQYPLVADVKHEICKAYDVEHPEAGVAFRGSFLIDEDGMVRHQVVNDLPLGRNIDEMLRMVDALNFHQTHGEVCPAQWEEGKAGMKDSPAGVAAYLSEHTADLGKK; from the coding sequence ATGGTACTAGTAGGTCGTCAAGCCCCTGATTTTACTGCTGCAGCAGTGCTAGGTAACGGTGAAATCGTTGATAACTTCAACTTCGCTGAATTCACTAAAGGTAAGAAAGCGGTTGTTTTCTTCTACCCACTAGACTTCACTTTCGTTTGCCCATCTGAACTGATCGCATTCGACAAACGTTTCGAAGACTTCAAAGCGAAAGGCGTAGAAGTAATCGGCGTATCTATCGACTCTCAGTTCTCTCACAACGCATGGCGTAACACTGCGATTGAAAACGGCGGTATCGGTGAAGTTCAATACCCACTGGTTGCTGACGTTAAACACGAAATCTGTAAAGCATACGACGTAGAGCACCCAGAAGCGGGCGTTGCTTTCCGTGGTTCTTTCCTGATCGACGAAGACGGCATGGTACGTCACCAAGTAGTTAACGACCTGCCACTAGGCCGTAACATCGACGAAATGCTGCGCATGGTTGACGCTCTGAACTTCCACCAAACTCACGGTGAAGTATGTCCTGCACAGTGGGAAGAAGGTAAAGCTGGTATGAAAGATTCTCCAGCGGGCGTAGCTGCTTACCTGTCTGAGCACACTGCTGACCTAGGCAAAAAATAA
- the aceA gene encoding isocitrate lyase encodes MTLTRRQQIEALEKDWATNPRWKNVKRTYTAEEVVNLRGSVTPANTIAQRGADKLWSLVNGNAKKGYVNCLGALTGGQAVQQAKAGIEAIYLSGWQVAADNNTAGTMYPDQSLYPVDSVPSVVKRINNAFRRADQIQWSGGKSPEDEGGIDYYLPIVADAEAGFGGVLNAYELMKSMIEAGAAGVHFEDQLASVKKCGHMGGKVLVPTQEAVQKLVAARLAADVAGTTTLVIARTDANAADLLTSDCDPYDADFIVGERTAEGFYRVRAGIDQAIARGLAYSPYADLVWCETAKPDLEEARKFAEAIHAQYPDQLLAYNCSPSFNWEKNLDAETIAKFQQELADMGYKYQFITLAGIHNMWFNMFELAHAYAQGEGMRHYVEMVQRREFQAAEKGYTFVAHQQEVGTGYFDKMTNTIQGGQSSVTALTGSTEEDQF; translated from the coding sequence ATGACACTGACTCGCCGCCAACAAATTGAAGCTCTGGAAAAAGATTGGGCAACTAACCCACGCTGGAAAAACGTAAAACGTACCTATACCGCCGAAGAAGTGGTGAACCTGCGTGGTTCAGTCACACCTGCCAATACAATCGCCCAGCGCGGTGCTGACAAACTGTGGTCACTGGTCAATGGTAATGCCAAGAAAGGCTATGTGAACTGTCTGGGCGCGCTGACGGGTGGTCAGGCGGTGCAGCAGGCGAAAGCCGGTATCGAAGCGATTTATCTGTCGGGCTGGCAGGTGGCGGCGGACAACAACACCGCGGGCACCATGTACCCGGACCAATCGCTTTACCCGGTTGACTCTGTACCGAGCGTGGTGAAGCGTATCAACAATGCGTTCCGCCGTGCCGACCAGATTCAGTGGTCTGGCGGTAAATCACCAGAAGATGAAGGCGGTATTGATTACTACCTGCCTATCGTGGCGGATGCGGAAGCGGGCTTTGGTGGCGTTCTGAATGCTTACGAGCTGATGAAGTCGATGATTGAAGCGGGCGCTGCGGGCGTACACTTCGAAGACCAACTGGCGTCAGTCAAAAAATGTGGTCACATGGGCGGTAAAGTATTGGTTCCAACTCAAGAAGCGGTGCAAAAACTGGTTGCGGCGCGACTGGCGGCTGACGTGGCGGGTACCACCACTCTGGTGATTGCGCGTACCGATGCCAACGCGGCTGACCTGCTGACTTCAGATTGCGATCCATACGATGCTGATTTCATCGTTGGTGAGCGTACGGCGGAAGGGTTCTATCGTGTGCGTGCCGGGATTGATCAGGCGATTGCCCGTGGTCTGGCTTACTCGCCATACGCTGATTTGGTGTGGTGTGAAACGGCAAAACCGGATCTGGAAGAGGCGCGTAAGTTCGCGGAAGCGATTCACGCTCAGTATCCGGATCAACTGCTGGCTTACAACTGCTCGCCATCGTTCAACTGGGAGAAAAACCTGGATGCGGAAACCATTGCCAAGTTCCAGCAGGAACTGGCGGACATGGGCTACAAATACCAGTTCATTACTCTGGCCGGTATTCACAACATGTGGTTCAACATGTTCGAACTGGCGCACGCTTACGCACAGGGTGAAGGCATGCGTCACTACGTGGAAATGGTTCAGCGTCGTGAATTCCAGGCAGCAGAAAAAGGCTACACCTTCGTGGCCCACCAACAAGAAGTGGGCACCGGCTACTTTGATAAGATGACCAACACCATCCAAGGTGGTCAGTCATCGGTCACTGCCCTGACTGGTTCTACAGAAGAAGACCAGTTTTAA
- the ppk2 gene encoding polyphosphate kinase 2, producing MTKLKRKFYEQELERLQVELVKLQEWVKHEKLKVVVIFEGRDAAGKGGVIKRITEKLNPRVCRVAALPAPTEKEKTQWYFQRYVTHLPAGGEIVLFDRSWYNRAGVEKVMGFCTGEEYEEFLRSCPEFERMLQRSGIILLKYWFSVSDEEQEKRFLERIKTPIKRWKFSPMDLESRHRWADYSKAKDKMFAYTDTKHCPWWVVPSDDKRRARLNCISHLLSQIEYRNVEYPLVTLPELNKEGYVRSPVDEQTFVPLKY from the coding sequence ATGACCAAACTAAAAAGAAAATTTTATGAGCAGGAGCTGGAGCGTCTGCAAGTTGAGCTGGTGAAACTGCAAGAGTGGGTCAAACACGAAAAACTCAAAGTCGTGGTGATTTTTGAAGGGCGTGATGCCGCGGGCAAAGGCGGCGTCATCAAACGCATTACCGAAAAACTTAACCCGCGGGTGTGCCGCGTAGCCGCATTGCCGGCTCCCACCGAAAAAGAGAAAACCCAGTGGTACTTTCAGCGTTACGTGACACATTTACCTGCTGGCGGTGAAATCGTACTGTTTGACCGCAGCTGGTATAACCGCGCCGGAGTCGAGAAAGTGATGGGCTTCTGCACGGGCGAAGAGTACGAAGAGTTTCTGCGATCCTGCCCGGAGTTTGAACGCATGCTGCAACGTTCCGGCATCATTCTGCTCAAGTACTGGTTTTCTGTGTCCGATGAAGAGCAGGAAAAGCGCTTTCTGGAACGGATCAAAACCCCAATCAAACGCTGGAAATTCAGCCCGATGGATCTCGAATCCCGCCACCGCTGGGCCGATTACTCCAAAGCCAAAGACAAGATGTTCGCCTACACCGACACCAAACATTGTCCGTGGTGGGTGGTACCGTCAGACGACAAACGTCGCGCGCGCCTCAACTGCATCAGCCACCTGCTGAGCCAAATAGAGTACCGCAACGTTGAGTATCCGCTGGTCACTCTGCCTGAGTTAAATAAAGAGGGTTACGTCCGCTCACCTGTGGATGAACAGACGTTTGTGCCGCTGAAATATTGA
- a CDS encoding CBS domain-containing protein, with translation MIKVEDMMTRNPHTLLRSHTLADARHMMEALDIRHIPVVDANRKLLGIVTQRDILAAQESSLQRLPAEQSYTADTPLYEMMHTEVMTVAPQAGLKESALYMQKHKVGCLPVVAKGELVGIITDSDFVSIAINLLELAEESEPDEIEQDSDLDTTEL, from the coding sequence ATGATCAAGGTCGAAGACATGATGACTCGCAACCCTCACACCTTGTTGCGTTCCCATACTTTAGCCGATGCCCGTCATATGATGGAGGCACTGGATATTCGCCATATTCCGGTGGTCGATGCCAACCGTAAACTGCTTGGTATCGTCACTCAGCGCGACATTCTCGCGGCGCAGGAATCCAGCCTGCAAAGATTACCAGCCGAACAATCTTACACCGCCGATACCCCACTCTACGAAATGATGCACACGGAAGTGATGACGGTCGCGCCGCAGGCCGGATTAAAAGAGAGTGCCCTTTATATGCAAAAACATAAAGTGGGCTGTTTGCCGGTGGTGGCAAAAGGTGAGCTGGTTGGCATCATTACCGACAGCGATTTCGTCTCCATTGCCATCAACTTGCTTGAATTGGCCGAAGAAAGTGAACCGGATGAAATTGAGCAAGACAGTGATTTGGACACCACTGAGTTGTGA
- a CDS encoding copper homeostasis protein CutC, with protein sequence MSYQLEVCIDNIESLHNAMAGGATRIELCSSLALGGLTPSYGFMQQAAKIANIPVYAMIRPRQGDFFYSDEDIAIMVLDIHAAHQTGLQGVVLGLLNQDGSIDAERSQDLVSLAQSLGLGVTFHRAFDQCSDAFSALETVISLGCERILTSGLARTAPQGANMLTELVQRSAGRIAIMAGAGVNADNVGQLAQTTGVTELHLSGKTTRASHMAFVAQETKMGASDQDDFIVPITDTDAIRRTASVLKSIS encoded by the coding sequence ATGTCTTATCAACTTGAAGTGTGTATCGACAATATTGAATCTCTGCACAATGCGATGGCAGGCGGCGCGACGCGTATTGAACTGTGCTCCTCATTGGCCTTGGGTGGCTTAACTCCCAGCTACGGTTTTATGCAGCAGGCCGCGAAGATCGCGAACATTCCGGTGTATGCCATGATTCGGCCACGTCAGGGCGATTTCTTCTACAGCGATGAAGACATCGCCATCATGGTTCTGGATATTCACGCCGCGCACCAGACCGGGCTGCAAGGCGTAGTACTGGGGTTACTCAATCAAGATGGAAGCATTGATGCTGAGCGCAGCCAAGACTTGGTCTCACTGGCACAGTCGCTGGGCTTGGGCGTCACTTTTCACCGCGCGTTCGATCAGTGCAGCGATGCGTTTTCCGCACTGGAAACGGTCATTTCGCTGGGTTGCGAACGCATCTTGACCTCAGGACTGGCGCGCACAGCCCCGCAAGGCGCGAACATGCTGACAGAACTGGTTCAACGCAGCGCCGGGCGCATCGCGATCATGGCGGGTGCTGGCGTCAATGCCGACAACGTCGGCCAGTTGGCGCAGACTACCGGAGTCACTGAATTGCACTTGTCTGGCAAAACCACACGTGCCAGCCACATGGCTTTTGTTGCTCAAGAGACAAAAATGGGCGCCAGCGATCAAGACGATTTCATCGTGCCGATCACGGATACCGATGCGATTCGCCGCACGGCATCCGTTCTGAAATCAATCAGCTAG
- the phoU gene encoding phosphate signaling complex protein PhoU, translating into MQLGRHISGQFNVELESIRTHVLTMGGLVEQQLSFAMQALNKDDIELARKVVRDDHKVNAMEVSIDEACTRIIAKRQPTAKDLRLIMAIIKTITDLERIGDVATKMAYVAIESPSTKESKFQVSLEPLCRQAIAMLHQVLDAFARMDVESAAEVYKLDDKLDKEYEAVIRQLMTYMMEDPKNIPHILQVMWSARSIERVGDRCQNICEYIIYFVKGKDVRHLGDQGINDALR; encoded by the coding sequence ATGCAATTAGGACGACATATCTCAGGGCAGTTTAACGTTGAGCTGGAGTCTATTCGAACTCATGTATTAACTATGGGTGGATTGGTGGAGCAGCAGTTGTCGTTTGCTATGCAGGCGCTCAATAAAGATGACATTGAGCTGGCGCGTAAAGTGGTGCGCGATGATCACAAAGTCAACGCGATGGAAGTGTCGATCGACGAAGCCTGCACGCGCATTATTGCCAAACGTCAGCCTACGGCCAAAGATCTGCGCCTGATTATGGCGATCATCAAAACCATCACCGATCTGGAACGCATCGGCGATGTGGCGACCAAAATGGCGTATGTGGCGATTGAAAGTCCGTCGACCAAAGAGAGTAAATTTCAGGTGTCTTTGGAGCCGTTGTGCCGTCAGGCGATTGCGATGCTGCATCAGGTGCTGGATGCGTTTGCGCGCATGGATGTGGAATCGGCTGCTGAAGTGTACAAGCTCGATGACAAGCTGGATAAAGAGTACGAAGCGGTGATCCGTCAGTTGATGACCTACATGATGGAAGACCCGAAAAATATTCCGCACATTCTGCAAGTCATGTGGTCGGCGCGCTCGATTGAACGGGTGGGGGATCGCTGTCAGAACATCTGCGAATACATCATCTACTTCGTCAAAGGCAAAGACGTGCGTCATTTAGGCGATCAGGGCATCAACGACGCCCTGCGCTAA
- the pstB gene encoding phosphate ABC transporter ATP-binding protein PstB: protein MFSVNQTLGYQPPLDVNNLTDKQTAIAIEGLNLFYNQTRALSDISMRIPKGQVTAFIGPSGCGKSTLLRCINRMNDLVEGCRVEGEVKLHGKNVYLPEVDVPTLRRRVGMVFQRPNPFPKSIYENVVYGLRLQGIKNSRTLDDAVERSLRAAALWDEVKNRLHENAFGLSGGQQQRLVIARAIAIEPEVLLLDEPTSALDPISTLTIEELIHDLKTKYTVVIVTHNMQQAARVSDHTAFIHMGKLIEYSDTDSIFTSPLKKQTEDYITGRYG, encoded by the coding sequence ATGTTTTCTGTCAACCAAACACTGGGGTACCAACCACCTCTGGATGTCAACAACTTAACCGACAAACAGACCGCGATCGCGATCGAAGGGTTAAATCTGTTTTACAACCAGACCCGTGCGCTGAGCGATATTTCGATGCGGATTCCGAAAGGTCAGGTTACGGCGTTCATCGGTCCGTCGGGCTGTGGCAAATCGACCCTGCTGCGCTGCATTAACCGCATGAACGATCTGGTGGAAGGTTGCCGGGTTGAGGGCGAAGTCAAACTGCACGGTAAGAATGTCTATCTGCCGGAAGTGGATGTACCGACTCTGCGTCGCCGGGTGGGGATGGTGTTTCAGCGTCCGAACCCGTTTCCAAAGTCCATTTACGAGAACGTTGTCTACGGACTGCGCCTTCAGGGGATCAAAAACAGCCGTACGCTGGACGATGCGGTGGAGCGTTCATTACGCGCGGCCGCCCTGTGGGATGAAGTGAAAAACCGCCTGCATGAAAACGCGTTTGGTCTGTCTGGCGGCCAGCAGCAGCGTCTGGTGATCGCACGTGCGATTGCGATTGAGCCCGAAGTGTTGTTGCTCGATGAGCCCACCTCGGCGCTGGACCCGATTTCGACGCTCACGATTGAAGAGCTGATCCACGATCTGAAAACCAAATACACCGTGGTGATCGTGACCCACAATATGCAACAGGCAGCAAGGGTCAGCGACCACACTGCCTTTATCCATATGGGAAAATTGATCGAGTACTCAGATACCGATTCTATTTTCACGTCACCATTGAAAAAACAGACCGAAGACTACATTACTGGCCGATACGGCTAA
- the aceB gene encoding malate synthase A, producing MLAQTPDKDLAHRQSTTSEGMLEVTGTLSSAHQAIFPVEAQTFLSELCAQFASRVDTLLAAREQKQSQIDQGQLPDFLKETQDIREGSWKILGIPQDLQDRRVEITGPTDRKMVINALNANVKVFMADFEDSMAPAWDKVLDGQINLRDAVNGTISYTNPDNGKRYELTDDPAVLICRVRGLHLKEKHVTFGGQIIPGALFDFALYFFNNYKALLKRGSGPYFYLPKLQAYQEAKWWSEVFHFTEDYFGLETGTIKATVLIETLPAVFQMDEILFSLKEHIVGLNCGRWDYIFSYIKTLKKHSDRVLPDRQVVTMDKPFLNAYSRLLIYTCHKRGAFAMGGMAAFIPVKDPAENAKVLEKIRNDKMLEATNGHDGTWVAHPGLANTAMEVFNQVLGERSNQLDVSRMSDAPIHAEELLEPCDGPRTEAGMRHNIRVALQYIEAWISGNGCVPIYGLMEDAATAEISRASIWQWIQHGKSLDNGQQVTKQLFRDYLAEEIEVVKAEIGEPRFNAGRFEEAAQLMETLTTSDELTNFLTIPGYDYLA from the coding sequence ATGCTTGCTCAAACGCCAGACAAAGATTTAGCACACCGCCAATCCACTACTAGCGAAGGCATGCTTGAGGTGACCGGAACTCTGTCTTCGGCACATCAGGCGATTTTCCCTGTGGAAGCCCAAACCTTTTTATCTGAGTTGTGTGCTCAGTTTGCCTCACGTGTCGACACGCTGCTTGCAGCGCGAGAACAAAAACAAAGTCAGATCGACCAAGGCCAACTGCCAGATTTCCTCAAAGAGACGCAAGATATTCGCGAAGGAAGCTGGAAAATCCTGGGGATTCCGCAAGATTTGCAGGATCGCCGCGTAGAAATCACTGGTCCAACGGATCGCAAAATGGTGATTAACGCGCTGAATGCGAACGTAAAAGTGTTCATGGCTGATTTTGAAGACTCAATGGCGCCAGCGTGGGACAAAGTACTGGATGGCCAAATCAACCTGCGTGATGCGGTTAACGGCACCATCAGTTACACCAACCCGGACAACGGTAAGCGTTACGAGCTGACGGACGATCCTGCGGTGCTGATCTGCCGCGTGCGTGGCCTGCACCTCAAAGAAAAACACGTCACTTTTGGCGGCCAGATTATTCCCGGTGCTCTGTTCGACTTCGCGCTCTATTTCTTCAACAACTACAAAGCGTTGCTGAAAAGAGGCAGTGGCCCGTACTTTTATCTGCCAAAACTGCAGGCGTATCAGGAAGCGAAATGGTGGAGTGAAGTGTTCCATTTCACCGAAGATTACTTTGGGCTGGAAACGGGCACCATCAAAGCCACGGTGCTGATTGAAACTCTGCCTGCGGTGTTCCAGATGGATGAGATTTTGTTCTCACTCAAAGAGCATATCGTGGGGCTGAACTGCGGCCGCTGGGATTACATCTTTAGCTACATCAAAACGCTGAAAAAACACAGCGACCGTGTGCTGCCGGATCGCCAGGTGGTGACGATGGACAAACCGTTCCTCAACGCCTACTCACGTTTGCTGATTTACACCTGCCATAAACGCGGCGCGTTTGCGATGGGCGGTATGGCGGCCTTCATTCCGGTGAAAGATCCGGCAGAAAATGCCAAGGTGCTGGAGAAGATTCGCAACGACAAAATGCTGGAAGCGACCAACGGCCACGATGGCACTTGGGTTGCACACCCGGGCTTGGCAAATACCGCAATGGAAGTGTTCAACCAAGTACTGGGTGAGCGCAGCAATCAGTTAGATGTCAGCCGCATGTCGGATGCACCGATTCACGCTGAGGAATTGCTGGAACCGTGTGACGGTCCGCGCACCGAAGCGGGTATGCGCCACAACATTCGCGTTGCGCTGCAATACATTGAGGCTTGGATCTCTGGCAATGGTTGTGTGCCGATTTATGGGCTGATGGAAGATGCTGCGACGGCTGAAATTTCCCGCGCCTCTATCTGGCAATGGATTCAGCACGGTAAATCGCTCGATAACGGCCAACAGGTGACCAAACAGTTGTTCCGCGATTATCTGGCGGAGGAAATCGAGGTGGTAAAAGCGGAAATCGGTGAGCCACGTTTCAATGCAGGCCGCTTTGAAGAAGCCGCGCAACTGATGGAAACACTGACCACCAGTGATGAACTGACCAATTTCTTAACCATACCGGGTTACGACTACTTAGCGTAA
- the queA gene encoding tRNA preQ1(34) S-adenosylmethionine ribosyltransferase-isomerase QueA, with translation MQVSDFHFELPDELIARYPMAERTASRLLQLDGNTGELVDGTFKDVLNCVEPGDLLVFNNTRVIPARMFGRKASGGKLEVLVERMLDEHSILAHVRCSKPPKPGTELFLGENDEFHAIMEARHDALFEIRFTAETVVLDILNQIGHMPLPPYIDRPDDDADKERYQTVYNQKPGAVAAPTAGLHFDQALLEQIKAKGVEFAYVTLHVGAGTFQPVRVDNINDHHMHAEYVEVPQEVVDAIAATKARGGRIIAVGTTSVRSLESAAQDALKKGTELVPFFGDTEIFIFPGYEYQLVDCLITNFHLPESTLIMLVSAFAGYEHTMAAYDHAVTQQYRFFSYGDAMFIRKRTVEA, from the coding sequence ATGCAAGTTTCAGATTTTCATTTTGAACTCCCGGACGAGCTGATTGCTCGCTATCCGATGGCGGAACGAACCGCCAGCCGTCTGCTGCAGCTAGACGGCAACACCGGTGAGCTGGTTGATGGCACCTTTAAGGATGTCCTGAACTGTGTTGAACCGGGTGATTTACTGGTGTTTAACAATACTCGAGTCATTCCGGCACGTATGTTTGGCCGTAAAGCCTCTGGCGGTAAGCTGGAAGTGCTGGTGGAACGTATGCTGGATGAACATTCGATTCTGGCTCACGTGCGCTGCTCTAAGCCGCCCAAGCCAGGCACCGAACTGTTTCTGGGCGAAAACGATGAATTCCATGCCATTATGGAAGCGCGTCACGATGCGCTGTTTGAGATTCGTTTTACCGCTGAAACTGTGGTGCTGGACATTCTGAACCAGATTGGTCACATGCCGCTGCCGCCGTACATCGATCGTCCTGACGACGATGCGGACAAAGAGCGTTATCAGACCGTCTACAACCAGAAGCCGGGCGCAGTGGCTGCGCCGACAGCCGGCCTTCACTTTGACCAAGCGCTGCTTGAGCAAATCAAGGCGAAAGGTGTCGAATTTGCTTACGTGACTCTTCATGTGGGTGCGGGCACATTCCAGCCGGTGCGCGTGGACAATATCAACGATCACCACATGCATGCGGAATACGTTGAAGTGCCGCAAGAGGTGGTGGACGCGATTGCCGCGACCAAAGCCCGTGGCGGCCGCATTATTGCGGTAGGAACCACGTCGGTCCGTTCGCTGGAAAGCGCAGCGCAAGATGCGCTGAAAAAGGGCACTGAGCTGGTTCCGTTTTTTGGTGACACCGAGATCTTCATCTTCCCTGGTTATGAATACCAGTTGGTGGATTGCTTGATCACCAACTTCCATTTGCCGGAATCGACACTCATCATGTTGGTGAGCGCCTTTGCTGGCTATGAGCACACCATGGCTGCATACGATCATGCGGTAACGCAGCAGTATCGCTTCTTTAGCTATGGTGATGCGATGTTTATCCGTAAACGAACCGTCGAAGCTTAA